In Clostridium sp. JN-1, one genomic interval encodes:
- a CDS encoding ABC transporter permease — MIDEIKEHKLYIQNIEKEKKKVITLRIVILAAFFALWEISGDLNWIDPFLTSTPSRMFKSLIKLYTEKALFSNIGITCYETILGFTLGTVLGAIIAVLLWWSKLAAKVLDPYIVVLNALPKVALAPIIIFWVGNGITAIVVVTLLISIVVTIITILDGFNSVDDDKIKLLKTFGAKKSQILTHLIIPATIPTFLSALKINVGLSWVGVIMGEFLVAKQGLGFLIVFGGQTSELDTVMLSILILAVLAYLMYEGVQLLERKLISRSTH; from the coding sequence ATGATAGATGAGATAAAAGAACATAAATTATATATTCAAAATATTGAAAAGGAAAAGAAAAAAGTAATTACATTAAGGATAGTAATATTAGCAGCTTTTTTTGCACTGTGGGAAATATCAGGAGATTTAAACTGGATAGATCCTTTTTTAACTAGTACACCATCTAGAATGTTTAAAAGTCTTATAAAGTTATACACTGAAAAGGCTTTATTTTCAAACATAGGAATAACATGCTATGAAACAATTCTTGGATTTACTCTTGGGACAGTTCTTGGTGCAATAATAGCTGTACTTTTATGGTGGTCTAAACTTGCTGCAAAAGTTTTAGATCCATATATTGTAGTTCTTAATGCACTTCCTAAAGTAGCTCTTGCCCCTATTATAATATTCTGGGTTGGAAATGGTATAACAGCTATAGTTGTAGTTACCCTGCTGATTTCAATCGTAGTCACAATTATAACTATACTAGACGGTTTTAATTCAGTGGATGATGACAAAATAAAGCTTTTAAAAACTTTTGGTGCTAAAAAATCTCAAATATTAACTCACTTGATAATACCTGCAACAATACCTACCTTTTTATCTGCTTTGAAAATAAATGTAGGATTATCATGGGTTGGTGTAATAATGGGTGAATTTTTAGTTGCAAAACAAGGATTAGGATTTTTAATAGTATTTGGCGGTCAAACTTCTGAGCTTGATACAGTAATGTTGAGTATATTAATATTAGCTGTACTTGCTTATTTGATGTATGAAGGTGTTCAACTATTGGAAAGGAAATTAATATCAAGATCTACTCATTAA
- a CDS encoding transglutaminase-like domain-containing protein — MKANPITIMLFLIFFYPLFKGFLFKFNSGDLKGDIDDINRNISFIIAIFLGTYSGKKIFIQHGQGIYMDIYRAIPTDFANYIDNNITTVYLIIIPIIVFIIYKIIKLLLNLLSYIIFYPILNTVDKFLRTKGNSFKRTVGAAFQLPKSLCYIILAVFIINIASMFNMGGKFNKYLETSKPYNTICKEVVIPVTNSEVAKKLPNIIDNSFKVVIKNPNQQGDAAQNVINNGKTIAYYNGVTLDQGVESNSKIDEFSRQLTENEKSTIEKSKTIYDWIGSNISYDHEKANDVLNNNFDVSSGAIPTFNTRKGICFDYSCLYVAMARANNIKVRLIIGEGFNGVSWVSHAWNQVYIPEQQRWINVDTTFYRGGNYFDSKRFDLDHRNSQVVGEW, encoded by the coding sequence ATAAAAGCTAATCCAATAACAATTATGTTATTTTTGATATTTTTTTATCCATTATTTAAAGGGTTTTTATTTAAATTTAATTCAGGGGATTTAAAAGGTGATATTGATGATATTAATAGAAATATTTCATTTATTATAGCCATATTTTTAGGAACTTATAGTGGTAAAAAAATATTTATTCAGCATGGTCAGGGAATATATATGGATATATATAGGGCTATACCTACTGATTTTGCAAATTATATAGACAACAATATAACTACTGTCTATTTAATAATCATACCCATAATTGTATTCATAATATATAAGATTATAAAACTTTTATTAAATTTATTAAGCTATATAATCTTTTATCCCATACTAAATACTGTAGATAAATTTTTAAGGACAAAAGGTAACTCCTTTAAAAGAACGGTTGGAGCTGCCTTTCAATTACCGAAATCATTATGCTACATCATATTAGCTGTTTTTATAATTAACATAGCTTCCATGTTTAATATGGGTGGAAAGTTTAACAAGTACCTAGAAACTTCAAAACCTTATAATACAATTTGCAAGGAAGTTGTAATACCAGTTACAAACTCTGAAGTTGCAAAAAAACTTCCAAATATCATAGATAACTCGTTTAAAGTTGTAATAAAAAATCCTAATCAACAGGGGGACGCAGCACAAAATGTTATAAATAACGGAAAGACAATAGCATATTATAATGGAGTTACTTTGGATCAAGGGGTTGAATCTAATAGTAAAATAGATGAATTTTCAAGGCAGCTTACTGAAAATGAAAAGAGTACTATAGAAAAGTCGAAAACTATATATGATTGGATAGGAAGTAATATATCATATGACCACGAAAAAGCGAATGACGTGTTAAATAATAATTTTGATGTAAGTTCAGGAGCCATACCCACATTTAATACAAGAAAAGGTATTTGTTTTGATTATTCATGTTTATATGTAGCAATGGCAAGAGCTAATAATATTAAGGTAAGATTGATAATAGGAGAAGGTTTTAATGGAGTTAGTTGGGTAAGTCATGCATGGAATCAGGTATATATACCTGAGCAGCAAAGATGGATAAATGTAGATACAACTTTCTATAGGGGAGGAAATTATTTCGACAGTAAAAGATTTGATTTAGACCATAGAAATTCTCAAGTAGTAGGTGAATGGTAG
- the recX gene encoding recombination regulator RecX codes for MSNEKKVVTKIEIQKNNGKRVNVYINQEFAFACSTELIYMYNIVKGKNLELENIKEIVDQDNYIKCKSLALKIIERSYKTEKQVVDKLVRKEYGNHTIDRVVDFLKKYKFLDDEKFIRTYIDEKIKSQGKNKIRCALIKKGIDKLSIESELEKIDALTEKKYALKLARKKYDVVKKTGVNYKKIYKKLGNYLISRGYNVNIIKDVLNDVIDKDECEHNTKSKKEQDLNSDLNTLRIAAERRYNIISKSESDSIKIYRKLCNYLLRKGYSYENIRTVLKSIINLKGDTV; via the coding sequence TTGAGTAATGAAAAAAAAGTTGTTACTAAGATTGAAATTCAAAAAAACAATGGCAAGAGGGTAAATGTATATATAAACCAAGAGTTTGCTTTTGCATGCAGTACTGAATTGATTTATATGTATAATATTGTAAAAGGTAAAAATCTAGAATTAGAGAATATAAAAGAGATAGTCGATCAAGACAATTATATAAAGTGTAAAAGTTTGGCGCTTAAAATCATAGAAAGGTCATATAAGACAGAAAAACAGGTTGTTGATAAATTAGTCCGAAAGGAATATGGGAATCATACAATAGATAGAGTAGTTGATTTCTTGAAAAAGTATAAATTTTTGGATGATGAAAAATTTATTAGAACCTATATAGATGAAAAGATAAAGTCACAGGGAAAGAATAAGATAAGATGTGCACTTATAAAAAAAGGAATAGATAAGCTTAGTATAGAAAGTGAGCTTGAAAAAATAGATGCGCTAACTGAAAAAAAGTATGCACTTAAACTTGCAAGAAAAAAATATGATGTTGTAAAAAAGACGGGAGTAAACTATAAAAAAATATATAAGAAATTAGGTAACTATCTAATTTCTAGGGGATACAATGTAAATATAATTAAAGATGTATTAAATGATGTAATTGATAAGGATGAATGTGAACACAATACCAAATCAAAAAAAGAACAAGATTTAAATAGTGACCTCAATACATTGAGAATAGCAGCAGAAAGGCGATATAATATAATATCGAAATCTGAAAGTGACAGTATAAAGATATATAGAAAGTTATGTAATTATTTGCTTAGAAAAGGGTATTCTTATGAAAATATAAGAACTGTTTTAAAATCAATTATAAATTTAAAGGGAGATACTGTTTAA
- a CDS encoding ABC transporter substrate-binding protein yields the protein MKRKKLSFCSILLSAVFIAVLFTGCGSKSQNGTTTVRLNEVARSIFYAPMYVAINEGFFKEEGLDIELTTGQGADKTMQEVLSKNADIGFCGPEQVIYIYNQKREDYPVIFAQLTAADGSFLIGRNPEPSFKWEDLKGKNIIGGRPGGVPEMSLEYVLKQHGLTPGKDVNLITNLAYTATAGAFTSGTGDYVTLFEPSGSMIEKSNNGHIVASVGKSTGTLPYTCYFATKSYMEKSPEVIEKFTKAIYKGQLWVQKHNDTEVAEVIKSFFPGTDKNIIVSVVKNYRSINAFASDPVLTEENLNRLMDIIQDYNKQLIPQRPPFNKIVNTKYAQDAVKEVK from the coding sequence ATGAAAAGAAAGAAGCTCAGCTTTTGTTCTATTTTATTAAGTGCTGTATTCATAGCCGTGCTGTTTACAGGATGCGGCAGTAAAAGTCAAAATGGCACTACTACAGTTAGATTAAACGAAGTTGCCCGTTCAATTTTTTATGCACCAATGTATGTTGCAATAAATGAAGGATTCTTTAAAGAAGAGGGTCTTGATATTGAATTAACTACAGGACAAGGTGCAGATAAAACTATGCAGGAAGTACTAAGTAAAAATGCTGATATAGGATTTTGCGGACCTGAACAAGTCATATATATATATAATCAAAAAAGGGAAGACTACCCAGTTATATTTGCACAATTAACTGCAGCAGATGGTTCTTTTTTGATTGGAAGGAATCCCGAACCTTCCTTTAAGTGGGAAGACTTAAAGGGTAAAAACATAATAGGTGGAAGGCCCGGCGGTGTCCCTGAAATGTCTCTTGAATATGTATTAAAACAACATGGACTTACTCCTGGTAAGGATGTCAATTTAATAACAAACTTAGCTTATACTGCCACAGCAGGTGCCTTTACATCAGGTACTGGCGATTATGTTACTCTATTTGAACCAAGCGGAAGTATGATTGAAAAAAGTAACAATGGTCATATTGTAGCTTCGGTAGGTAAATCCACAGGAACCTTACCTTACACATGTTATTTTGCAACTAAATCATATATGGAAAAAAGCCCTGAAGTCATAGAGAAATTTACAAAAGCCATATATAAAGGACAGCTTTGGGTTCAAAAACACAATGATACAGAAGTTGCAGAAGTCATTAAGTCATTTTTCCCTGGAACAGATAAAAATATAATAGTATCTGTTGTTAAAAATTATAGATCCATAAATGCTTTTGCATCAGATCCTGTACTTACTGAAGAAAACTTAAATAGACTCATGGATATAATCCAAGATTATAACAAACAACTTATTCCTCAAAGACCGCCGTTTAACAAAATAGTTAATACTAAATATGCTCAAGATGCAGTTAAAGAAGTCAAATAA
- a CDS encoding ABC transporter ATP-binding protein → MSKVYVKQIYMNYHSLTTCTKALDNITFSVDDGEFLSIVGPSGCGKSTLLNIIAGLLKPSYGCIYIDNEKMTSFSNKMGYMFQKDQLFSWLTVWDNIILGLKIQHKNIDDYKPKLNKLLENYGLIDFVSHYPDELSGGMRQKVALIRTLALDPEVLLLDEPFSSLDYQTRLNISDEVFKIIKKENKTAIMVTHDISEAISMSNRVIVLSKRPANIKKIFDIKFSIPHDSPLKCREEPEFRVYFNNIWKELNSQ, encoded by the coding sequence TTGAGTAAAGTATATGTAAAACAAATATATATGAATTATCATTCCCTGACTACTTGTACTAAAGCCTTAGACAATATAACATTTTCAGTAGACGATGGTGAATTTTTAAGTATAGTAGGTCCATCTGGATGTGGTAAATCAACCCTTTTAAATATAATAGCTGGGCTTTTAAAACCATCTTATGGTTGTATATATATAGATAATGAAAAAATGACATCCTTCTCCAATAAAATGGGATATATGTTTCAAAAAGATCAGTTATTTAGCTGGCTAACTGTATGGGATAATATTATATTAGGACTTAAAATTCAGCATAAGAACATAGATGATTATAAGCCAAAACTCAATAAACTATTGGAAAACTACGGATTAATTGACTTCGTGTCCCATTACCCAGATGAACTGTCCGGCGGAATGAGACAAAAAGTTGCATTAATAAGAACACTAGCTTTAGATCCAGAAGTTTTACTGCTTGATGAACCATTTTCATCTCTTGATTATCAAACAAGACTCAATATAAGCGATGAAGTTTTTAAAATTATTAAGAAAGAAAATAAAACTGCCATAATGGTTACGCACGATATATCTGAAGCAATATCTATGTCTAACAGGGTAATCGTGCTGTCTAAAAGGCCTGCAAATATTAAAAAAATTTTTGATATAAAATTTTCTATTCCTCATGATTCTCCTTTAAAATGTAGAGAGGAACCTGAGTTTAGAGTTTACTTTAATAATATTTGGAAGGAGCTAAACTCACAATGA
- a CDS encoding tetratricopeptide repeat protein, with translation MNYFQIANEYYNAKNYKKAIYMYGKAIMQKNNVSSSLYNSAVCFIKLKDYERAIPLLRSAIKLKRDSKYFFNLGYCYAVLKDNKKALLYFNTAWCLDNDDVDCEKAINSIMKTYLSKS, from the coding sequence ATGAATTACTTTCAAATAGCCAATGAATACTACAACGCCAAAAATTATAAAAAAGCCATATATATGTATGGAAAAGCCATCATGCAAAAAAACAATGTATCTTCTTCCCTTTATAATTCTGCTGTATGCTTTATAAAATTGAAAGATTACGAAAGAGCCATTCCCCTATTAAGATCAGCAATTAAGTTAAAAAGGGACAGCAAATACTTTTTCAATCTTGGTTATTGTTACGCTGTGCTTAAAGATAATAAAAAGGCACTATTATACTTTAATACTGCATGGTGCTTAGATAATGATGATGTTGATTGTGAAAAAGCTATTAATTCAATAATGAAAACTTATTTATCTAAATCCTAA
- a CDS encoding 2-hydroxyacyl-CoA dehydratase, with protein sequence MRNLFHIGLDVGSTTVKIAVSDDKDSMVYSRYQRHYSDIRSTIVNVIREAYEYFKDDNITIMVTGSGGLSVSKWLNISFIQEVIACTNTIERFIPSTDVAIELGGEDAKITFFDGGIDQRMNGTCAGGTGAFIDQMASLLKTDAQGLNELAKNYKVIYPIAARCGVFAKTDVQPLLNEGAARENIAASIFQSVVNQTISGLACGKSIKGNVAFLGGPLYFLSELRKRFIETLKLTEKEVIFPNNSQLFVAMGAALESKKEPIISFKSLIETLPLLNKGASDEVRILRPLFKDEDELKEFEERHNKNVVNKLSLENFKGNCYLGIDAGSTTTKAVLIDEAGNLIYSYYGSNEGSPLKSAVKILKDLYSKLSSEANILNSCVTGYGEGLIKAALSIDIGEVETIAHYKAAEFFQPGVDFILDIGGQDMKCLKIKDGFIDSIMLNEACSSGCGSFLETFAHSLNMTVKDFAKAALSSKNPVDLGSRCTVFMNSKVKQAQKEGATVGDISAGLSYSIIKNALFKVIKIRNPKALGKKIIVQGGTFYNNAVLRAFELISGREVIRPDIAGLMGAFGAAIIAKERYISGSKSTLLKIDKVNTFTTDVTMRRCGKCANNCLLTINQFQDGREFVSGNRCERGAGIERKKNDIPNIFKYKYSRIFRYNPLSLDKAVRGRVGIPRVLNMYENYPFWFTLFTELKFRVEISPRSSKEVYGLGIETIPSESACYPAKLVHGHIMSLVNKGIKFIFYPCIPYEQKEQKEADNHYNCPMVTSYPEVIKNNMDVLKNKNVDFRNPFLPLDNEKRLTKRLLEELKDFNISKSEMTRAVEMAYDENKKVKQDIRHKGEEVLEYLKKTGRRGIVLAGRPYDLDPEINHGIPDIITSYGMPVLTEDSVCHLGQIERPLRVVDQWVYHSRLYAAASFVAKNKNVELIQLNSFGCGLDAVTTDQVQEILNSYEKIYTVLKIDEGSNLGAIRIRIRSLKAALDERDSAGFIPKKVLKNDKKIIFTKEMREKHTILCPQMSPIHFQFLQEGFNVSGYNLEVLPSVDKKAVDEGLKYVNNDACYPSIMVVGQLIEALKSGKYDLNNTSVIMSQTGGGCRATNYIGFLRKALKEAGFSNIPVISANLIGMEKNPGFKISMGLINKLLIAVLYGDLFMRVLYKVRPYEKIPGSANILYKKWIEKCKENVRDGSHKKFKENIYAIVEDFDNLEIKNISKPRIGIVGEILVKFHPTANNNIVDVIEREGAEAIVPDLTNFLLYCAYNANFKYKYLSGTMKSKVMQNAFIQFIEHFRRHMVNALTKSKRFSPPEDIETLAKGASPIVSIGNETGEGWFLTAEMVALIKSDVKNIICMQPFACLPNHVTGKGMIKELKRRYPGSNIAAIDFDPGASEVNQLNRIKLMLSVAFKSLEKEKSSSKSNLDNLGNLNKPPKAAGIEEK encoded by the coding sequence ATGAGAAACTTATTTCATATAGGGCTTGATGTAGGGTCTACTACTGTAAAAATAGCTGTATCTGATGATAAAGACAGTATGGTTTATAGCAGATATCAAAGACATTATTCAGATATACGAAGCACTATTGTAAATGTTATAAGAGAAGCATATGAATATTTTAAAGATGATAATATTACAATAATGGTTACTGGTTCAGGCGGACTTTCAGTATCTAAATGGCTTAATATATCCTTTATTCAAGAGGTTATAGCTTGCACTAATACTATTGAAAGGTTTATTCCAAGTACTGATGTAGCTATAGAATTAGGTGGGGAAGATGCCAAAATAACATTTTTTGATGGTGGAATAGATCAGAGAATGAATGGCACTTGCGCAGGCGGCACAGGTGCTTTTATAGACCAAATGGCATCACTACTTAAAACAGACGCTCAAGGTCTAAATGAATTAGCCAAAAATTATAAAGTTATTTATCCTATAGCAGCCAGATGCGGTGTATTTGCAAAAACTGATGTTCAGCCGCTTTTAAATGAAGGTGCAGCAAGAGAAAATATAGCCGCTTCTATATTTCAGTCTGTAGTAAATCAAACTATAAGTGGGCTTGCTTGTGGAAAGTCAATAAAAGGTAATGTTGCATTTTTAGGAGGTCCACTTTACTTCTTGTCAGAACTTAGAAAGAGGTTTATAGAAACGCTGAAGCTTACTGAAAAAGAAGTAATTTTTCCAAATAATTCTCAGTTATTCGTTGCAATGGGAGCAGCACTTGAATCTAAAAAGGAACCAATTATTTCTTTCAAATCTTTAATTGAAACACTGCCTCTTTTAAACAAAGGGGCTAGTGACGAAGTACGAATATTAAGACCTCTCTTTAAAGATGAAGACGAGCTTAAGGAGTTTGAAGAAAGACATAATAAAAATGTAGTTAACAAATTAAGTTTAGAGAACTTTAAGGGAAATTGTTATTTAGGAATAGATGCTGGTTCAACTACTACAAAGGCTGTACTTATAGATGAAGCAGGAAATCTCATATATTCTTATTATGGAAGTAATGAGGGAAGTCCGCTTAAATCAGCTGTTAAAATTTTGAAGGATCTATATAGTAAGTTATCAAGCGAAGCAAATATATTAAACTCTTGTGTAACGGGATATGGTGAAGGACTTATAAAAGCTGCATTATCAATAGATATAGGAGAAGTTGAAACAATAGCACATTACAAAGCCGCAGAGTTTTTTCAACCGGGGGTTGATTTTATACTCGATATAGGCGGACAGGATATGAAATGTCTAAAAATAAAAGATGGATTTATTGATAGTATAATGTTAAATGAAGCTTGTTCATCCGGCTGTGGTTCATTTTTAGAAACTTTTGCACATTCATTAAATATGACAGTTAAGGATTTTGCTAAGGCTGCACTCTCTTCTAAAAACCCTGTAGACTTAGGATCAAGATGTACTGTATTTATGAATTCAAAAGTAAAGCAGGCACAAAAGGAAGGGGCTACTGTAGGTGATATTTCGGCAGGACTATCATATTCTATAATTAAAAATGCGCTGTTTAAAGTAATAAAAATAAGAAATCCTAAGGCACTTGGAAAAAAGATAATAGTTCAAGGCGGTACATTTTATAATAATGCTGTACTGAGGGCTTTTGAACTCATATCGGGCAGAGAAGTAATAAGACCTGATATAGCGGGTCTCATGGGTGCTTTTGGAGCAGCTATAATTGCAAAGGAAAGGTATATTAGTGGAAGCAAGAGTACTTTGCTTAAAATTGATAAAGTAAATACTTTTACTACAGATGTAACTATGAGAAGATGCGGTAAATGTGCAAATAACTGTTTGCTTACAATAAATCAATTTCAAGATGGAAGAGAATTTGTATCAGGTAATAGATGTGAAAGAGGAGCAGGAATAGAACGCAAGAAAAATGACATACCTAATATATTTAAATACAAATATAGTAGAATTTTTAGGTATAATCCATTGAGCTTGGATAAGGCAGTAAGAGGTAGGGTTGGTATTCCAAGGGTACTCAATATGTATGAAAATTATCCATTTTGGTTTACGTTATTTACAGAACTTAAATTCAGAGTGGAGATATCACCAAGATCCTCAAAGGAAGTATATGGGCTTGGAATAGAAACTATACCTTCGGAATCAGCGTGTTATCCTGCAAAGCTAGTGCATGGACATATAATGAGTTTGGTAAATAAGGGAATAAAGTTCATATTTTATCCATGTATACCATATGAACAAAAAGAGCAAAAAGAAGCGGATAATCATTATAATTGTCCTATGGTTACATCTTATCCTGAAGTTATAAAAAACAATATGGATGTTTTAAAAAATAAGAATGTCGACTTTAGAAATCCATTTTTGCCTTTGGATAATGAGAAGAGATTGACAAAGAGATTACTAGAGGAATTAAAAGATTTTAATATAAGTAAAAGTGAAATGACTAGGGCAGTTGAAATGGCCTATGATGAAAATAAAAAGGTAAAGCAGGATATAAGACATAAAGGTGAAGAAGTACTTGAATACTTAAAAAAGACCGGCAGGCGCGGTATTGTTTTGGCAGGAAGACCTTATGATTTGGATCCAGAGATAAATCATGGAATACCAGACATAATTACTTCATATGGAATGCCTGTTCTTACAGAAGATTCTGTATGTCATTTAGGTCAAATTGAAAGACCTCTAAGAGTAGTAGATCAGTGGGTTTATCATTCAAGGTTGTATGCTGCAGCAAGTTTTGTGGCTAAAAATAAAAATGTTGAGTTAATACAGCTTAATTCGTTTGGATGCGGACTTGATGCAGTTACTACAGATCAAGTTCAAGAAATTTTAAATTCTTATGAAAAGATATATACTGTATTAAAAATAGACGAGGGAAGCAATTTAGGTGCAATTAGAATTAGAATACGTTCATTAAAAGCTGCCCTTGATGAAAGAGACAGCGCAGGTTTTATACCTAAAAAGGTTTTGAAAAATGATAAGAAAATTATTTTTACAAAGGAAATGAGAGAAAAGCATACTATTTTATGTCCTCAAATGTCACCTATACATTTTCAATTTTTACAAGAAGGGTTTAATGTTTCTGGGTATAATTTAGAGGTTCTTCCTTCAGTTGATAAAAAGGCTGTAGATGAAGGGTTAAAGTATGTTAATAATGATGCTTGTTATCCTTCAATAATGGTTGTAGGTCAGCTTATTGAAGCACTTAAATCCGGTAAGTATGATTTAAATAATACATCTGTTATAATGTCGCAAACTGGTGGAGGATGCAGAGCTACAAATTATATAGGATTTTTAAGAAAAGCTTTAAAAGAAGCTGGATTTTCAAATATTCCTGTAATATCAGCTAATTTAATTGGAATGGAAAAGAACCCAGGATTTAAGATAAGTATGGGACTTATAAATAAACTATTAATAGCTGTTTTATATGGGGATTTGTTTATGAGAGTACTGTACAAGGTAAGACCATATGAAAAAATACCAGGGTCAGCCAATATACTATATAAAAAGTGGATAGAAAAGTGTAAAGAAAATGTTAGAGATGGAAGTCATAAAAAGTTCAAAGAAAATATATATGCAATTGTTGAAGACTTTGATAATTTAGAAATAAAGAATATCAGTAAACCTAGGATTGGTATAGTTGGAGAAATTTTAGTCAAGTTCCATCCTACAGCAAATAATAATATTGTTGATGTTATAGAAAGAGAAGGTGCTGAAGCAATAGTACCAGATTTGACAAACTTCTTATTATATTGTGCATATAATGCAAACTTTAAATACAAGTATTTGTCTGGAACTATGAAAAGTAAAGTTATGCAAAATGCATTTATACAATTTATTGAGCACTTTAGGAGACATATGGTAAATGCACTTACAAAAAGTAAGAGATTTAGTCCGCCTGAGGATATAGAAACTTTAGCTAAAGGGGCTTCGCCTATAGTTTCTATTGGAAATGAAACAGGTGAAGGATGGTTTTTAACTGCTGAAATGGTTGCACTTATAAAAAGTGATGTTAAAAATATTATATGTATGCAGCCATTTGCCTGCTTGCCTAATCATGTAACTGGTAAGGGAATGATAAAGGAGCTAAAGAGAAGATATCCTGGAAGCAATATAGCAGCTATAGACTTCGATCCTGGTGCTAGCGAAGTAAATCAGTTAAATAGAATAAAATTAATGCTTTCAGTTGCATTTAAGTCTTTAGAAAAAGAGAAGTCCAGTTCTAAGTCTAATTTAGATAACTTAGGTAATTTAAATAAACCACCTAAGGCTGCTGGAATTGAAGAGAAGTAA
- a CDS encoding polysaccharide deacetylase family protein → MEHYKKNGNNYKKVSKKEISLIAVSFLVLFSIGLFLGSEISSRKVAMASSAKQKNQKQLNQKSMDQRESKVNPTNTKDTSGFNPYKSDGRKVVYLTFDDGPSQNNTPKILKILKESNIKATFFLIGKNAEENKQLVKDEINDGHVVANHTYSHDMHYVYSDPRIFVNDLNKCSEVLKSIVGEDYKLKLIRFPGGSFGNRLAPFREAAKNAGYHYVDWNDLTGDAEHNNVPVANLVDKVKMYGNHDHLVILMHDAPAKVTTVEALPQVIQYFKSQGYVFETLR, encoded by the coding sequence ATGGAACATTACAAGAAGAATGGAAACAATTATAAAAAGGTATCCAAAAAGGAAATTTCACTAATTGCTGTGTCGTTTTTAGTATTATTTTCAATTGGGTTATTTTTAGGCAGTGAGATATCCAGCAGGAAAGTAGCTATGGCAAGTAGTGCTAAGCAAAAAAATCAAAAACAATTGAATCAAAAAAGTATGGACCAAAGGGAAAGTAAAGTTAATCCAACAAATACTAAGGATACAAGTGGATTTAACCCATATAAGTCTGACGGGAGAAAGGTTGTATACTTAACTTTTGATGATGGTCCTTCACAAAATAATACTCCTAAGATACTTAAAATACTTAAGGAAAGTAACATAAAAGCTACTTTCTTTTTAATAGGTAAAAATGCAGAAGAAAATAAGCAGCTTGTAAAGGATGAGATAAATGATGGTCATGTAGTTGCAAATCATACTTATTCACATGATATGCATTATGTATATTCTGATCCTAGGATTTTTGTTAATGATTTGAACAAGTGCAGCGAAGTTTTAAAATCAATTGTAGGAGAAGATTATAAATTGAAGCTTATAAGATTTCCAGGGGGATCTTTTGGAAATAGATTGGCACCTTTTAGAGAAGCAGCAAAAAATGCCGGCTATCACTATGTCGATTGGAATGATCTAACAGGTGATGCTGAGCATAATAATGTACCTGTGGCTAACCTTGTTGACAAAGTTAAAATGTATGGAAATCATGACCATTTGGTTATACTAATGCATGATGCACCAGCTAAGGTTACTACTGTGGAAGCACTTCCTCAAGTAATACAATACTTTAAGTCTCAAGGATATGTGTTTGAGACATTAAGATAA